In Oryza sativa Japonica Group chromosome 1, ASM3414082v1, the genomic stretch accgcaataccagataaGTGTACGGTGTACCCCTAAACTATGTAAAACCATCCCAAAAAAGGTTCCGAGTCAATATAGAGGCctggtttcactgacgtggctTCTTAGTCGCAAAAATAATTAAGATTAatatatggggcccacatgtaagtgagagaaaatggtgtgggccccacatttctcctttcttttcttttcctcttctcttctctcctaaTTCTCTCGAGTGGGCGCGGCGgtagagggggagagaggcgaCCGGTGGCGGAGCGGGGACGGTGGTgataggagagggagagaggtggccggcggcggagcaagGGTGGCGAGAAAGGGGAAGAGAGGTCGGCGCAACGGCGAGCTCGGCCAGCtcgcggctgcggcgggagaGGAGACAGTTGGTGCGACGTTGAGCTCGGCGTGGTGCGGTgacgagggagaggagaggagaggagaggcgcatggcacggcgcggcggcgtgggagaggagcggcgtggCGCCCACCTCTTCCCTCTTCGAGCGCACGCTCACCAACCTCCTCGCCGGCATCCCCGCCCTGCTTGCCGGCCTCCTCGCCCTGCTTGCCGGCCTCcccatctccttcccctccaCTCCTCGCGCCTCTTCCCCTAAGCGGCGGTCGTCGACGTTGGAGCCCCCTCTTTGCCGGTCGCCGGTAGCAGCCACTGCTGACCACAACGACTGCCTTGCGCGGAcaagaaagagggaggggacATACACCACCGGCCGCATCTGGCGCTCATCTGAGCCCGCTGCCGCCCCCATCGACACGCTGCGCTCCACTCCTCTCCCTCGCCGGTGCGCCGTGCGCTGCTTCTCTCCTCGTCTCCCTCGCGCGCAGGTTGGACGAGCTCGAACGGGCTTGCCGGCCGCGTCCCCCTCCCCTTCCAAACCGCTTTGCCCCACTACCCGCCAACCGTTACCGCGCTCGCTTGCCGCCCACCGTCTGCATCCGCGCATCGCCACTCCGCCCGCCGCTGGCCTCTCtcactgaagaagagaagagagaagagagaaaagagaagagaaggagaagaaaagggaagaaaaaaagatgtgcagctgacatgtggcccCCCGCAtccttttttaaatattttgctgactaggatgccacatcagtgAAACCACCCATACTACCATAGGATCTTGAGTGTACGTTTtgagtgagtttaggggtatacatttctgattttgtggttaagggtTAAGGGACgttaaaaaatctcgctgttaagttgagggaccttgttATCACCTTGTTAGGCATAACATAATCTTACTAGGAAAAAGTCCATATtgagttataaaaaaaagtccatATTGCATCTCTCAACACTACACTATAATTCGCATCTCTTAACCGAAGAATAGATATGGAGGCTCACTCAATCACAACCCACTCGTTATTTAATTGcaattattaattttagaaAACTAAAACGTCTTTGTCTATCTACGATGGCATGTTTTATTGGACATAAATTCGTACTCCCTCCCTCAAAAGCGTTTAAGCATACATTCAATCTCATTATTCATCACTTTATCTACTCTCAGTCTGCCAATACAATTATTCTCAACTTCCACAAACCCCAATACAATAGCTACACTAAAATgagtttattttgggacaaatgaaATAAGTTGAAAATGAACTTAATATGATACGGAAGAAGTAATTTATAACCGTGACCTGCTGCCATATGCTAACCGTTTACTAGCTCCTTGAGGCCATTTCTCCCACATTCCAGTCCAGGTTCCTtcctatatgcatgcatgcatgcgataCTGTCTTATCATGGACCGCTCCACCCCTCTGAATCTCCGATACGCGAAGGCGTTATGTCAACCATGCATGGACTGGCTGGAGAGCTAGGAATGCGTACACACGCGCCAAGCCAAGCCCAAAATTAGGGCGACGAACGGGACAGCCAAGATCTATATATGCCTCAATGCCGTCGTCCCCACTGGGCGGGTGCAAAAAAATAGGCAGCCGTAGCGATCGACCTTCTCCGACGagttctctctttcttctccttcccccGGCAACGAGCCTgacgccgctcgcgcccgcggaggggaggggaggggaagatcTAGAACCGCGGGGAAGACGACGGCTGATGGCTAGCTATAGCTGATTGATTTAGCGGCTCAACATATATACcaaggcggcgcggccggccggcacgCCGGCAGGGTGGTCGCCGGCGAACCTCGCGTAGAGCtcaccctcccctcctccggtGGTCTGCCTCCCCCTGCATTGGCGGATCGAGGACGCACGCACGTACGactcgttcgttcgttcactgCCATGCCGGCCCGTGCCCTCGCCGTcgaatcgtcgtcgtcgtcgtcgtccctgcGCGTCTGTGACGTCTGCTGCTGACTCGTGGATGTAGCTTGATTGCTCGCCGTACGTCGTCGACATGTTGCTGTAACGAGCCGAAAACACCAGCGAAGGTATGGATGTGTTGCATGTGCGAGTCGATCATCGCCATTGGTGTGTTGCAGTTTGCACAGTATGATTTGAGTAATtttggttgcatgcatgcatggcagtcCGTTGCGTAGCCGGCCGGCCTCACCTCCGGTCGCCGACGCCGGAGGTAGCGTGAATTCGTTTTCATCGGTCAGGATGGCAATCGCGGTCGGCCATTGCCGCGAGCTGAGTCCCCCCGGTGGCGGCGTCCGCGGCCGGCACTGCCGCCTCCGCTCCGTCACCCAGCTAGACTGCCCGGTGTTCGACGACCATGACCTGGACCTGGACCGCCGAGAGCGCAACGGGCACGCCGGCCTGTCGCCGCGGCGGAGCCTCTCCTCGCCGTGCTTCTCCACCGTCgtccctcccgccgccgaccgcgccgagcccgcgcgcgacgacggcgagaagATGATGCCGCGCGTGGAGATCGTCGCGGGCGGCCACGCCCGCGGGGTGCACGAGCTCATCGCGGAGGCCGCGGGCGCCATCGCGACGGGGACGCGCCTCGTGCCGGCGCAGGGCGGGATCGGCGGCGCGCTGCTGCTCGAGGACGGCCGCTCCGTCGACCACGTGGCGGTGATCAAGCCGCTCCTCGACgacgcgtcctcgccgtcccacggcggtggaggaggctacGCGAGCAAGGCCGTGCTGCGGGAGGTGGCCGCATTCCTCCTCGACCACGACGGCTTCGCCCGCGTCGAGCCGACCGCGCTGATCAAGATCTCGCGACCCGCCATGCCGACGACCACGGCCTCGATCCAGCGCTTCGCGGCGCACGAgtgcgacgccggcgagctcggccCGTCGCGGTTCTCCGTGGCGTCCGTGCACCGCATCGGCAGCCTCGACGTCCGCCTCCTCAACATCGACCGCCACGCCGGCAACATCCTCGTCAAGAAGTCGCCGGAGAGCGAGTGCGCCAGCGGCGGCAGCACGTTGACGCCGCTGGACCTCGTGCCGATCGACCACGGGCTCTGCCTCCCGGAGCAGCTCGACGACCCCTACTTCGAGTGGCTGCACTGGCCGCAGTCGTCGCTGCCATTCTCTGGCGCCGAGCTGGAGTACGTCGCGTCGCTCGACCCGTTCCGGGACGCCGCGATGCTCCGCGCCGAGCTGCCGTCGCTGACGGAGGCGGCCATCCGGATCCTCACCCTCTGCACCATCTTCCTGcagcgcgcggccgccgcggggcTCTGCCTCGCCGACATCGGCGACATGATGACACGCGAGTTCTCGGCGATGGAGGAGGGGCTCAGCGCGCTCGAGTCCCTCTGCAAGAACGCCTACGattcctccaccaccaccgccggctcATCCCCTCGGAAGCACCACCACTCCGACGACTCCGACGACGAGAGCACCCAGTTCGGCATGGACGACGTGCCCGCCGGGCTCCCTCCtcacctcttcctcctcggcggcggcggcatcgccaAGAGCGTGAGCTTCTCCGCGGCGGAGCAGGGCGCCGCCGGGCGCGGCGCCGCGCGGAAGCGCATGTCGTTCAAGGCGCTGAGCGGCGACGAGTGGGCGGCGTTCCTTGACCGGTTCGAGcagctgctgccggcggcgctCGACGCCAAGAAGCGCGCCGGCCTGAAGCTCACCAGGCTGGGCACCTCCTTCTGAATTCtaatctccgccgccgccgccgccgccgacgacgacgacgtcgccggagctagagaagaagaagatcgaGGTCGAGAGCTTGTGTACACATACAATGCGTGTGAATTCCGAGAGCCCTTGTTGTATTTGTACGTGACGTGTGCCAGCATAGGTGTGTgagacgatcgatcgatcgagaggcCATCGCGATCCCGCCATTGTTGCTTGCGCGAGAGGTTGAAGTTGAACCCTAACATTTGATGCTATAGGGGAGCCAGGGAGCAGCTCTGGAATGGTAACAAATGTTCCAACGAAGCTGACTAGCAGTGCCAACGATCCAATGCATCGAGCAAAACACAAACATTGCTCATTGTTGTGTTGTGATATTGACATGTGTTTGTCTATCGATCTCTGTCTCGGCTGTCTCGGCTGCAGTTTCCATGGATGGATACGTCATTGCGTATACGAATTCAGGGGGTGCTTCTACGCTTCACTCATTCAGAGTTCACtttgcaaatttttttttttgtttttacacTCATCCTAAATGAGTAAGCAGAGATCCTGTATTCCTGTCAAGCTTTTTAATAGGGAATTGCTAAAACACTGTCCCAAGTTTTTTTAGGGTAAAGAACTTTTAAATATAACTTATAGTATTATAGTTGTAGTTTAAAAAAGGGtaaatagctaatttagtccctcaagtttTACCAAAGGCTCAATTTGGTCCTTCACGTTTCATTTTTGTTGACGGTgggtacccgtagaccggatatagagggtattggggtacgctggtacgaggatctacgtagtacgacatcaaggaaacaagagacaaagattatactggttcaggccccttaacaggtaatagccctaatccagttgatatgggattatatggaaataaccacagattacaaagggaataatagAACTCGGtggtaccgacgagatcgtagtcgagttgattcgactagatcacccggcgacttggctcctgtagttttcggcttcgtaggctgtggtcgtTGTGTAGGTTATGAGATTTGATCCCTTAGGTCCCCcaaggggtcccttttatatcgcaggtcaggcggtctccaagtaggacttggagacatcggaccctacacGATATAATAACGACACAGTCCTATACGGGTAGGAATCTTTCCATTGGCGGACTTCGTGATGGATTTCCTTAGCGTGTTCAGAGAACGTCTGTATATGCACCGCTATACCGTATTTCCGTATAGCatacatccaagggtagagggtataccttatccgtaaccctgacagtagcccccgacttctacttaaatgaactcgtgtaaccaatcgcgacttctgatgtcggAGTTGTTGTCGTTCTCGACTGGTCGATCTCGGTGTAGGGACCGTAGAGACAAAGAGTGATCGACAACACCATGCGAAGTCTAACGgttatgagtgaatttaaattgaagtccaaGGAACCGCTTCGCgcaacggacccagaaatttccggcgtccatctctctcctttccttgggaTTCGCACCGTCAGTAGTGCGcctatttaagggagttttgggAATCCATTTTGGAGTCCGGCAGTTGTGAGAAACTTTCAAGCCTTCCAGAGCTCTTTGTCTTCTCCGCTTCCGCACAAACCCTAGCTTGTTCATCTCGGCCCCTTCTCCGGCGATCTTCGACCGGAATGGACCTCGACAAGTCCACTTCTACCAGCGTGTCGCTGGAGAAGTTGCAGGAGGAAGGCGCTCTCCCTGGTCGCGGGACCATGGAGAGGGAACCAGGAGGTACTGAACCTGAACCTGTCctgggtcgcatggttgcggtCGAGGATTACATTCTTTGTGGTTTTGTTCCTCCTCCATCCGAGTTTCTTCTTTTAGTCTTGAATTTCTACGGTCTCTCTTTGCTCCATTTGAATCCCAATTCTATCGCCTTCCTCAGTATCTTTTCCCAtatttgtgaggcctacattggggtagagctgTTTCTTGACCTCTTCCGCTTCTACTATGAGTTgcgttggatggaatccaacagGGTATCTGGATGTGTTgggttccgacttcgggatggcctgaagtctcgctatatccccttccagtgcccctctTCTCGTAGTAAATGAcgggcgaggtggttctatcttcagatagaaaaCTCGGACCCAGTCTTTGTTGTTCTTGAGgaacaaccagacaagatttcGTCTTGGACCGTCAAACCCGCCTTAACCCCCTCCCTTCAATCCTTCATCGATATCGTCGATGACCTCCGAGTGCGAGAGTTGTCGGGAtatgaagtcgctgccgacttcattggtaaacggatccagccgctccaggctcgagccCATCCAGCCTTTGACTACTCAGGGCCCAaagacgcgacccgggtttctccttggggtatttttcttgtattctGGGTTCCATTCCTTAAGTGCATGTTCCTCCCGACTTATCGATTTTGGTTCTCGATCTGCAGGTCTGAACAGCGAGACCGTAGGGCGCCGCATCGGTCAAGTGATGATCAGCGGCCCTACAACAGCGAGCAATGTCCCTGTTCCTCTCTGCGAGAATTGGGCAGCCGAACGTGAAGCTGCAatcaatgtaagtgtactcGGCAGCCCTTTTGCCTTTTTAACCCGTGGGTTGAAAATACCCGTAGGCCTAGCCCAATATGCAGATGGCCCAAGGCCCATAACCATCAAAACCCTAGGTATAAATCCTCTTTTCCTCACTCCTCTAAATCCtattccccttctcctcctatCCTCTCCCTCCTGTCTCCGTTTCTCCGccgtccctcatcccccaagcgCCCAAGCCACGGCCGCACCGCACGGGCGCACGCCACACGCCGGCACGCCACCGCGCAGGCGCGCACGGCCGCAGCACCAGCCGCCAGCCGGTCTCGGTCTCGCCGATGGAGTAGGGCGCCGCCGTGCGGGCAGCCGCCAGCGTGGGGGCAGACATCCACCGCGTCGGTCGCCGCCTGGGGCAGGGTCCAGGGAGCCAGGGACGCTGCTTCCTAGGGGCGGGATAGCCACCGCATCGATCGCTGCTTGGGGGcagtgtcacaccctgaagttcttttcccaagcctaaattgaatttttAATTGGCCTCAAGAAAATAtcggtgtaaaagcaagagagaaaccctaaataAATTAATGcgaataataatcggaattggcatatggaatttttcttgagttctacatgtcgaaatgtgctaacaagatttttagtggaattttcagagctctagaaataattttaaccaattaaaatcgagcacaagcaatatttaatccgAGGAAATTCAtttccttctttttattttcttttccctcctttttctttttcgaatgggccgccggcccattctcttcctctccccctccgcGCTGGGCCAGCCGAAGGCTACGGCCCAGCCGAgacggccgcctccctcctctcttcaggtcgccgacaggtggggcccacctgtcgggcccgtctcccacctccagccggcgccgctgcATCCCGCAACCGCCACCCCGCTCGCTCCCGCGTCTCTcgggccacgtcgcccacgtCGCTGCCTgcgcccgccttccccgcgcccactccctctcTTCTGCCCGCGTCCGCGCacgagacgg encodes the following:
- the LOC4326274 gene encoding phosphatidylinositol 4-kinase gamma 1, whose product is MAIAVGHCRELSPPGGGVRGRHCRLRSVTQLDCPVFDDHDLDLDRRERNGHAGLSPRRSLSSPCFSTVVPPAADRAEPARDDGEKMMPRVEIVAGGHARGVHELIAEAAGAIATGTRLVPAQGGIGGALLLEDGRSVDHVAVIKPLLDDASSPSHGGGGGYASKAVLREVAAFLLDHDGFARVEPTALIKISRPAMPTTTASIQRFAAHECDAGELGPSRFSVASVHRIGSLDVRLLNIDRHAGNILVKKSPESECASGGSTLTPLDLVPIDHGLCLPEQLDDPYFEWLHWPQSSLPFSGAELEYVASLDPFRDAAMLRAELPSLTEAAIRILTLCTIFLQRAAAAGLCLADIGDMMTREFSAMEEGLSALESLCKNAYDSSTTTAGSSPRKHHHSDDSDDESTQFGMDDVPAGLPPHLFLLGGGGIAKSVSFSAAEQGAAGRGAARKRMSFKALSGDEWAAFLDRFEQLLPAALDAKKRAGLKLTRLGTSF